Proteins encoded in a region of the Lepidochelys kempii isolate rLepKem1 chromosome 24, rLepKem1.hap2, whole genome shotgun sequence genome:
- the MEX3A gene encoding RNA-binding protein MEX3A, with protein sequence MPSLVVSGIMERNGGFGELGCFAGSSKDRALLEDDRALQLALDQLCLLGLGEPSASSAAAAAAVVGAEDSNNNNNNPPPPPQQPPQPQPPQPPPPQQPPPPPPAPKGSATISSSAPTAETKLCALYKESELRLKSSSNTTECVPVPSSEHVAEIVGRQGCKIKALRAKTNTYIKTPVRGEEPVFMVTGRREDVAMARREIISAAEHFSMIRASRNKAGTTFGSAPTLPGQVTIRVRVPYRVVGLVVGPKGATIKRIQQQTNTYIITPSRDRDPVFEITGAPGNVERAREEIETHIAVRTGKILEYNNENDFLSSSPDSGMENRYSEAWRVHTPAPGCKPLSTFRQNSLGCIGDCSVDPVYETPRLNDQNDFNYGYLFPNYGVNKQDLYYGVPESGAPMWAGQENTNPVSVLFSKQQRSGSTGAVHPNSHRSPSSSIQEPNLSGLPRRSQGEPLQGFSKLGANTTARTSISSSRECMVCFESEVTAALVPCGHNLFCMECAVRICERTDPECPVCHAAATQAIRIFS encoded by the exons ATGCCTAGCCTGGTAGTATCAGGGATAATGGAAAGGAACGGGGGTTTCGGCGAGCTAGGCTGCTTCGCGGGGAGCAGCAAGGACAGGGCGCTGCTGGAGGATGACCGAGCCTTGCAGCTCGCCCTGGATCAGCTGTGCCTGCTCGGGCTGGGGGAGCCGTCCGCCtcctccgccgccgccgccgccgccgtgGTGGGAGCGGAGGACAgcaacaacaataacaacaacccgccgccgccgccccagcagccgccccagccccagccgccccagccgccgccgccgcagcagccgccgccgcccccgccgGCCCCGAAGGGCTCCGCGACCATTTCGTCCTCCGCGCCCACCGCCGAGACCAAGTTGTGCGCCTTGTACAAGGAGTCGGAGCTGCGGCTCAAGAGCAGCTCCAACACCACGGAGTGCGTCCCCGTGCCCAGCTCGGAGCACGTGGCGGAGATAGTGGGCAGGCAAG GCTGCAAGATCAAAGCTCTGAGGGCAAAGACCAACACCTACATCAAGACCCCGGTGCGCGGTGAGGAGCCGGTCTTCATGGTGACGGGGCGGCGGGAGGACGTTGCCATGGCTAGGCGGGAGATCATCTCAGCAGCTGAGCACTTCTCCATGATCCGGGCCTCCCGCAACAAGGCCGGCACCACCTTTGGCAGCGCCCCTACCCTGCCCGGCCAAGTCACCATCCGGGTCCGTGTACCCTATCGTGTGGTGGGCTTGGTAGTGGGTCCCAAAGGGGCCACCATCAAGCGGATCCAGCAGCAAACCAATACCTACATCATCACACCCAGCCGGGACCGGGACCCCGTCTTTGAGATCACAGGGGCACCGGGCAACGTGGAGCGGGCCCGGGAGGAGATCGAGACCCACATTGCAGTGAGGACAGGCAAGATCCTGGAATACAACAATGAGAATGACTTCCTGTCCAGCAGCCCTGACTCGGGCATGGAGAACCGCTACTCAGAGGCGTGGCGGGTCCACACGCCTGCCCCAGGCTGCAAGCCCCTCTCCACCTTCCGACAGAACAGCCTTGGGTGCATTGGCGACTGCTCTGTGGACCCAGTCTACGAGACACCCCGACTGAACGACCAAAATGACTTCAATTATGGTTACCTCTTTCCTAACTATGGTGTGAACAAACAAGATCTCTATTATGGGGTGCCAGAATCTGGTGCTCCCATGTGGGCCGGGCAGGAAAACACCAACCCCGTCTCAGTGCTCTTCTCTAAACAGCAGCGATCCGGCAGCACTGGTGCCGTCCATCCTAACTCGCATCGCTCCCCGTCCTCTTCTATCCAAGAGCCTAACCTCTCTGGGCTCCCCAGAAGGTCTCAAGGGGAACCACTGCAAGGATTTTCCAAGCTGGGAGCCAACACCACTGCCCGGACATCCATCTCCAGCAGTCGGGAGTGCATGGTGTGCTTTGAAAGCGAAGTGACGGCAGCCCTGGTGCCGTGCGGCCATAACCTCTTCTGCATGGAGTGCGCTGTGCGGATCTGCGAGAGGACCGACCCGGAGTGCCCGGTTTGCCATGCTGCAGCCACTCAGGCTATTAGAATattttcttaa